GGCCGCCGGTCGCGCCGTGCTGGACCTGCTGGCTGGGGAACACCCCCGGTCCACCAGCTTCCAGTGCACGTTCCACCCGGGCGCCACCACCGCCCGCCCCGCCTGACCCCACCCCCGCCGTCCAGCAGGCGCGGCCCAAGCCTTGGGTGTTGATCATGGGAAGGGTGCGGTTTTCGCGGCGCGAAAACCGCACCCTTCCCATGATCAACTTCAGCGGTTGGGGGCGCGCCGGCACACCCCCGCGGGGTCGCGGACGCGGTCAGGCCAGGGCGGTACGCAGCTCGTCCACGGTCCGGGCGGCGGCGTCGCGCAGCTTGCGCACCGAGGGCCCGGCGCCGAGCACCTGGCGGGAGGTGCTGGGCAGCAGCGCCCCGTGCGCATCGGCGAAAATGCGGCGCAGATCCTGCGCGGTCGCGCCCTGCGCACCCAGGCCCGGGGCCAGCATCGGGCCGTTCACCCCGGACAGGTCGACGCCGGTCCGGCCGATCGTCGCGCCCACCACCAGGCCGATGGAGCCGATCGGGTCGTCGCCGGCGTTGAGCGCGCCGACCTGGTCGATGATCGACTGGGCGACGGTCTTCTCGTCCTGGCCCAGCGCGTGCTGCACCTGCTGGCCCTCCGGATTGGAGGTCAGGGCCAGCACGAACAGGCCGCGGCCCTCGGCCAGCGCGACGTCCACGGTGGGCAGCAGCGAACCGAACCCCAGGTACGGCGAGACGGTCAACGCGTCGGCGGCCAGCGGCGCTTCGTGGGTGAGGTACGCGGCGGCGTAGGCGGCCATGGTGGAACCGATGTCGCCGCGCTTGCCGTCCAAGATGCTCAGCGCGCCGGCCTCGCGGCAGGAGGTGAGCACCTCCTCCAGCACGGCGATGCCGGCCGCACCGTGCGCCTCGAAGAACGCCGACTGCGGCTTGAGCACGGCCACCGTCGGGCCGAGGGCCTCCACGACTGTCATCGCGAACCGCTCCAGACCGCCGGCGTCGTCCGGCAGGTCCCAGGCCTGCAGCAGGCCGGGGTGCGGGTCGATGCCCACGCACAGGGGGCCGCGGGCGTCGATCGCGGCAACCAGGCGGTGGCCGAACGGCTCGGTGATCGTCATGCTGGCGATCTTCTCATCGCGACCTCACGCCCGCGCCCCGCCGGTGGCCGACCGGGCCGCGAGGAAGTCGATGGTCGGCGCGAGCTGGTCCCGCGCCCCGAACGGGACGGCCAGGAACTCGGTGACGCCGGCGGCCGCGAGCCGGTCGAGGCCGGCCGCCAGCACGTCCTCGTCGCCGACGATCGCCAGGTCGGCCGGACCGTCGGCCCCCTCCCGGTCGAGCATGGCGCGGTAGTTGGGCAGCTGCCCGTAGACGGCGAACTGGCGGGCGGCCCGCTCCCGGGCCGCCGCGGGGTCGTCGGTCAGGCAGATCGGCAGGCCGGCCACCACCCGGGGCGCCGGCCGGCCGGCCTCCGCGGCGGCCTCGGTCAGCACCGGAACCGTATGCCGGGCCAGGGTTTCCGGGCCGGTCATCCAGGTGACGGTGCCGTCGGTCAGCCGCCCGGCCAAGCGCAGCATCACCGGTCCGAGGGCCGCCACCAGCACGGACGGCGGCTCCGACCCGGGGATGGTCAGCCGGGCGTTCACCCGCATCGTCTCGCCGGTGAAGTCGACCCGCTCACCCCGCAGCAGCCCGCCGAGCACGGTCAGGTACTCGCGCATGTGCCGGGCCGGCTTGGTGTAGTCCAGGCCGAACATGTCCTCGATCACCGAGCGGTGGCTGGGCCCGACCCCCAGGGTCAACCGGCCGCCAGTCAGCGCCTGCACGGTCAACGCCTGCGCCGCCAGCGCGGTGGGATGGCGCGGGTAGGTGGGCACGACGGCGGTCCCGAACTCGATGCCCGGCAGCTGGGCGCCGGCGACCGCCAGCATGGTCAGCGCGTCGGCACCGAAGATCTGGGCCAGCCAGACACTGCCCGCGCCGCGCTCGGCCAGCGACCGGATCTGCTCGATCTGGTCGCCCGGGGCACTGCCTCGGCCGGCGATGTCCCCGACCCCGATGCCGATTCTCATGGTGGACGACGGTAGTCCGATCCGATCGCGCCGGGCGGCTCAGCGGGCGGCGATGGCCTTGTTCAACGAGGTCACCAGCGGCGGCCCGCCGAAGATGAACCCGGTGTAGAGCTGCAGCAGGCTGGCCCCGGCGTCGAGCATGCGCAGCCCGTCGTCGACCGTGCCGATGCCGCCGACGCCGATCACCGGCAGGTCGCAGTGGGCGGTGACGAAGCGGACCACTTCCAGCGATCGGGGGGCCAGCGGCCGCCCGGACAGCCCACCGGCTTCCGCGGCGGTGGCCGCGTCGCCGGCAGCCAGGCCCGGCCGGGTCAAGGTGGTGTTGGTGGCGATCAGCCCGGCGATGCCGCGGTCCACGCAGACCTCCAGCAGGTCGGCGATGGCCTGATCGGTCAGGTCGGGGGCGATCTTGACCAGCACCGGGACCGGCGTGCGCCGCTGCCCCAGCGACCAGGCCAGGCTGCCCGCCTCGGTGGTCAGCGCGGCCAGCAGCTCGTCCAGCGGGGCCCGATCCTGCAGGGTGCGCAGGCCCGGGGTGTTCGGGCTGGAGACGTTGACCGCGATGTAGTCCGCGAACGGGTAGACGGCGCGCAGCGAGGTCAGGTAGTCGCCGACGGCTTCGTCCACCGGAGTGATCTTGGACTTGCCCAGCGAGATGCCCAGCGGCACGCCGATCCGGCCGGTGGTGGCCAGCCGGGCGGCCAGCGCCTGCGCCCCGGAGTTGTTGAACCCCATCCGGTTGATGATCGCGCCGGAGGCGGGCAGCCGGAACAGCCGCGGCCGCGGGTTGCCCGGCTGCGGGTGCGCGGTGACGGTGCCGACCTCGACGTGACCGAAACCCAGGGCCGGCCAGGCCTTCAGGGCCACGCCGTCCTTGTCCATGCCCGCCGCCAACCCGACGGCGGACGGGAAGTCCACCCCGAAGACGGTGCGCGGGCTGGGGTGTCGACGGCGCAGGCCGCCCAGCAGGCGCAGCGCCGGGGCCGACCGGGACACCCGGGCCAGCGCGGACAGGGTCCGGTGGTGGACCACCTCCGGGTCACCCTTGCCCATCCGGAACAGCACCGGCCGGGCCACCCGCCGGTAGGCCACGCCGCCGACGCTCATCGCACTCCCCCGACCGGCATCACGCTCAGCCGGCCCATTCCCGGATCGCCCGCATCCGGCTGTGCAGCACCTGCAGCGGGGCCACCCCGACGTCCGAGCGGGTCAGCGCCTCGATGCCCTGGATGGCGGCGGCCGCCCCGGCGACCGTGGTGATGCAGGGGATGTCCGCGGCCACCGCGGCGGTGCGGATCTCGTACCCGTCGATGCGCGGCCCGGACTGGCCGTACGGGGTGTTGATCACCAGGTCGATCTTGCCGGCCCGGATCAGGTCGACCACCGTGCCCTCGCCGGTGCCCCGGTCCTGGAAGTACTTGGCCACCACCTCGACGTCCATGCCGTTGCGCTGCAACATCTCCGCGGTGCCCTCGGTGGCCACGATCTTGAAGCCGAGGTCGGCCAGACGCTTCACCGGGAAGACCATCGAGCGCTTGTCGGCGTTGGCCACCGAGACGAACACGGTGCCCTTGGTCGGCAGCGACCCGTAGGCGGCGGTCTGCGATTTCGCGAACGCCGGCCCGAAACTGGTGTCCACGCCCATCACCTCACCGGTGGAGCGCATCTCCGGCCCGAGCAGCGAGTCGACCCCGCTGCCGTCGGCCCGGCGGAACCGGTGGAACGGCAGCACCGCTTCCTTCACCGCGACCGGCGCGCCGACCGGCAGGGTGCCGCCGTCGCCGGAGGCCGGCAGCATGCCTTCCTCCCGCAGCTGCGCGATGGTGGCGCCGAGCATGATCCGGGAGGCGGCCATGGCCAGCGGCACCGCGGTGGCCTTGGACGAGAACGGCACGGTGCGCGACGCTCTCGGGTTGGCCTCGAGCACGTAGAGCACCTCGTCCTTGAGCGCGTACTGCACGTTCAGCAGCCCGCGCACCCCCACCCCCAGGGCGATGGCCTCGGTGTGCGCGCGGACCTTGGCGATGTCGCTGCGGCCCAGGGTGATCGGCGGCAGCACGCAGGCCGAGTCGCCGGAATGGATGCCGGCCTCCTCGATGTGCTCCATCACCCCGCCCAGGTACACCTCGGTGCCGTCGCACAGGGCGTCGACGTCGATCTCCAGGGCGTCGTCGAGGAACTTGTCGACCATGACCGGCCGGTCGGCCGAGACCTCGGTCGCCCGGGAGATGTAGTCGGCCAGCGACGGCTCGTCGTAGACGATCTCCATGCCGCGGCCGCCGAGCACGTAGGACGGGCGGACCAGCACCGGGTAGCCGATCGTCGAGGCCACCGCCTGCGCATCCGGGAAGGACACCGCCATCCCGTAGGCCGGCGCGGGCAGCCCGGCCTCGCGCAGCAGGGTGCCGAAGCGGTCCCGGTCCTCGGCCAGGTCGATCGCGTCCGGCGAGGTGCCCAGGATGGTCACGCCGGCCTGCTGCAGCTCGGCCGCCAGCTTCAGCGGCGTCTGCCCGCCCAGGGTCGGGATCACCCCGGCCACCGTGCCGGACTGCCGCTCGGCGTGGATGACCTCGAGCACGTCCTCGACCGTCAGCGGCTCGAAGTAGAGCCGGTCGGAGGTGTCGTAGTCGGTGGACACGGTCTCCGGATTGCAGTTGACCATCACGGTCTCGTACCCGGCCGCCCGCAGCGCCAGGGCCGCGTGCACGCAGGAGTAGTCGAACTCGATGCCCTGCCCGATCCGGTTCGGACCCGAGCCCAGGATGATCACCTTGGGCTTCTCGGTCTGCGGCGCGACCTCTGATTCGGCCGCCGCGTCGGTCTCGTACGCCGAGTAGTGGTACGGGGTGGTGGCCGCGAACTCGGCCGCGCAGGTGTCCACCGTCTTGTAGACCGGGCGGATCCCGTTGGCCCAGCGGTACTCCCGCACCTGCTGCTCGTCGGCGACATCGGCGCGCAGCGCGGCGATCTGCCGGTCGGACAGGCCGTAGCGCTTGGCCTTGCGGACCAGCTCGGGGGTCAGCGCCGGGGCGTCGCGCACCGTGTGGCCGACCTGCCGGACCAGGTCCATCTGGTCCAGGAACCACGGGTCGATCCGGGTCGCCGCGTGCAGCTGCTCGACCGTGGCCCCCGCTTCCAGCGCCTGCATGACGCCGTAGACCCGGCCGTCCAGCGGGGTTTTCAGGTGCTCCAGCAGCGCGGCCAGCTCGACGTCCGCGGCCGGGGCGGTCCAGAAACCGCCCGCCTTGGTCTCCATCGAGCGCATCGCCTTGCCCAGCGACTCGGCGAACGAGCGGCCGATGGCCATGGCCTCGCCGACCGACTTCATGGTCGTGGTCAGCGTGGGGTCGGCGCCCGGGAACTTCTCGAAGGCAAAGCGCGGGATCTTGGTGACCACGTAGTCCAGCGTCGGCTCGAACGCGGCCGGGGTGGCCCTGGTGATGTCGTTGGCGATCTCGTCCAGGGTGTAGCCGATGGCCAGCTTGGCGGCGATCTTGGCGATCGGGAAGCCGGTGGCCTTGGAGGCCAGTGCCGACGAGCGGGAGACCCGGGGGTTCATCTCGATGACGATGATCCGCCCGTTCTCCGGGTTGACCGCGAACTGGATGTTGCAGCCGCCGGTGGCCACGCCGACCGCGCGCAGGATGGCCAGGCCCAGGTCACGCATCCGCTGATACTCGCGGTCGGTCAGCGTCATCGACGGGGCGACGGTGATCGAGTCACCGGTGTGCACGCCCATCGGGTCCAGGTTCTCGATGGAGCAGACGACGACCGCGTTGTCGTGGCCGTCGCGCATCAGCTCCAGCTCGAACTCCTTCCAGCCCAGCACGCTCTCCTCGATCAGCACCGAGGCGTGCACGTTCTGGTTGCCGTCCCCGGGACCGAAGGAGGCCTGCGAGGCGGCCAGCCCGCCGCCCGCGATCCGCTCGACATCGGCGTCGGTGTAGGCCATCCCGGAACCCAGGCCGCCCATGGTGAAGGACGGCCGGACGACCACCGGCAGGCCGAGCTCGGCGACCGCGGCCCGGACCTCGTCCATCGTGTGGCAGACCGCGGAGCGCGGCACGTCGCCGCCGACGGCCCGGACCACGTCCTTGAAGATCTGCCGGTCCTCACCCCGGTTGATGGCCGGGATGTCGGCGCCGATCAGCTCGACCCCGTACTTGTCCAGCACGCCCCGCTCGTCCAGCGCGATCGCGGTGTTCAGCGCGGTCTGCCCGCCCAGGGTGGCCAGCACGGCGTCGATCCGGTGCCCGCGGGCCTGCTGGTCGGCCAGCAGCTTTTCCACGAACTCGGCGTTGATCGGCTCGATGTAGGTGGCGTCGGCGAACTCCGGATCGGTCATGATCGTGGCCGGATTGGAGTTGATCAGTGAGACCCGGATGCCCTCCTCCCGCAGCACCCGGCAGGCCTGGGTGCCCGAGTAGTCGAACTCGCAGGCCTGCCCGATGACGATCGGGCCGGAGCCGATCACCAGGACGTGATTGATGTCGGTACGGCGAGGCATCAGGCAGAAACCTTCCCAGTGGCGGACTTCGTGCTCGCGGCTGGGCCGGCCGCCGCTCCGGTGGCCATCAGCTCGACGAACCGGTCGAACAGGTAGCCGGCGTCGTGCGGGCCGGCTGCCGCCTCCGGATGGAACTGCACCGAGAAGGCCTGCCGATCAAGGCATTCCAACCCCTCGACGACGCCGTCGTTCAGGCAGCTGAAGGCGACCTGGACCCGGCCGAACTCGGTGTCGCTGACCCGGTCGATCGGCGCGTCCACCGCGAAGCCGTGGTTGTGCGCGGTGACCAGCACCCGGCCGGTCGCGTGGTCGCGCACCGGCTGGTTGATGCCGCGGTGCCCGAACTTGAGCTTGAACGTGCCGAAACCCAGGGCCCGGCCCAGGATCTGGTTGCCGAAGCAGATGCCGAACAGCGGGATCCCGGCGGTCAGGACGTCCCGGGTCAGCGCGACCATGGCGTCGGCGGTGGCCGGGTCGCCCGGGCCGTTGGACAGGAACACCCCGTCCACGCCGAGCGCGCGGATCTGCTCGATGGTGGTGGTCGCGGGCAGCACGTGCGTGCGGATGCCGCGCGCGGCCAGCATTCTCGGCGTGTTCGCCTTGATGCCCAGGTCGATCGCGGCGACCGCGAAGCGCTCGGTCCCGTCGGCCGGGATGACGTGGCCCGCCTCGGTGCTGACCTCGCCGGTCAGGTCGGCGCCGGCCATCGACGGCTGGGCCCGCACCTGCTCGAGCATGGCCGCCACCGTCAGCTCCGGGGTGCCGACCTGGTCACCGGCGAAGATGCCGCAGCGCATGGCGCCCGCGGTGCGCAGCCGGCGGGTGAGCGCCCGGGTGTCCACCCCGGCGATGCCGACGATGCCCTGCCGGGCCATCTCTTCCGGCAGCGAGGAGGTCGCGCGCCAGTTCGACGGCCGCGGGGCCAGGTCGCGGACCACGAACCCGGCCACCCAGATGGCGCCGGACTCGTCGTCGGACACCCCGTACCCGGCGCCGTCGGCCGATCCGGAGCCGGCCACCCAGCCGGTGTTGCCGATCTGCGGTGCGGTGGCCACCACGACCTGGCGGCGGTAGGACGGGTCGGTCAGCGTCTCCTGGTAGCCGGTCATCCCGGTGGTGAACACCGCCTCGCCGAAGGCGGTCCCCGACGCGCCGAAACCCTCGCCGTGGTAGACGGTGCCGTCTTCCAGGACCAGTACGGCCGGTGCGCTCATGTGGTCGCCTCCTCGCTCTTGCCGGGGTTGCCGGCCAGCAGATCCTTGGCCGCGACCAGGAACTCGGCCTGGCTGTCGCGGTCGTCGGCCCGCAGGCCGCTGTCCAGTTCGCTGGACCCGAGCCGCCAGCGGATGATCAGGATGCCGTCGGCCTGGGCCATCACCTTGCCGGCGATGCCGGGCGCGGTGGTGACCTCGATCAGGTCCTGGACGGGCACGAAGATCGGGTCGGCGCCGTCCCGGTCGATCAGGATGCCGTCGTCGGTCAGCCGGACCAGGGCGTCGGCCCGCACGCCCAGCCCGCGGGCGACGATCCGGTCCTGCCAGTGGCCGGCGGTCGTGGTCGAGACGTACAGCCCGGTCAGCGGCGGGGTCCGCACCTCGCCGAGCGTGTTGGGCACGGTCGGCAGCTCGGGCAGGCTGGACTGCCGCCCGCCGCGGTGCCGCCAGCCGACCCACATGCCCCAGGCGGCCAGCACGCAGACCAGGGCCAGACCCACGACCCACAGGGTGCGTTCCATCAGCTCTCCGCTCCCAGGGCCACGCCGGCCGACGCGGTCCGCCGGCCCCGCAGGTAGGTGGCGACGACCCGGCCGGGCAGCTCCATCCCCTCGAAGGGGGTGTTGCGGGACAGCGAGGCGAAGTCCGCGCCGCGCACCGTCCAGCTCGCCTGCGGGTCCAGGAGCACCAGGTTGGCCGGCTCGCCGGCGGCGATCGGCCGGCCCTGGTCGGTCAGGCCGCCGATCCGGGCCGGCGCCTCGGCCATCACCCGGGCCACCCCGCGCCAGTCCAGCAGGCCGGTGCGGACCATCGTGGCGATGACCACCGAGAGCGCGGTCTGCAGCCCGAGCATGCCGGGACTGGCGTTGTCCCACTCGGTTTCCTTGTCCTGGCTGGCGTGCGGGGCGTGGTCGGTGGCCACGATGTCGATCACGCCGGTGGCCAGCCCCGTCCGCAGAGCGCGCACGTCGGCCTCGGTCCGCAGCGGCGGGTTCACCTTGAACACCGGGTCGTAGCCCTGCGCCCGCTCGTCGGTGAGCAGCAGGTGGTGCGGGGTCACCTCGGCGGTGACGTTCGTGCCGCGCTTCTTGGCCGCGGCCACCACCTCCACACTGCCCGCGGTGGACAGGTGGCACACGTGCAGCCGGGAGCCGACGTGGTCGGTGAGCAGGCAGTCGCGGGCGATGATCGCCTCTTCGGCCACCGCCGGCCAGCCGGTCAGACCGAGCCGGGCGGACACCTCCCCCTCGTGCATCTGCGCGCCCTGGGTCAGACGCGGTTCCTGCGCGTGCTGGGCGATCACCCCGCCGAACGCCTTGACGTACTCCAGGGCCCGGCGCATCAGCAGCGGGTCGGAGACGCAGTCACCGTCGTCGGAGAACACCCGCACCCGCGCCGCCGAGGTGGCCATCGCGGCCAGCTCGGCCAGCTTCTGGCCCTTGCGGCCGACGGTGACCGCGCCGATCGGGTGCACGTCGACCAGTCCGGTCTGCTCGCCGAGCCGCAGCACCTGCTCGACGACCCCGGCGGTGTCCGCGGTCGGGTCGGTGTTGGGCATGGCGAACACCGCGGTGTAGCCGCCGAGCGCGGCCGCGGCCGACCCGGTGGCCACCGTCTCGGCGTCCTCCCGGCCCGGCTCGCGCAGGTGGGTGTGCAGGTCGACCAGGCCGGGCAGCACGACCAGCCCGGCCGCGTCCACCACCTCGGCGTCCCGGGCCCGCGGGTCGGCGGCGGCGTCGGCCCCGACGGCGGCGATCACCCCGTCCACCACCAGGATGTCGGCGGGCTGTTCCCCGTACGGGGCCCCACCGGTGATCAACACGCTCACAGCGCCGCCCTCCCGGGGCACCTCGCAGGCTCGGTCGCCCCGAGGGCGCCGCTCCTGTGCCTATGGTTCGCTCGGCCAGCCTCGCTCACAATCCACCATCCATCTCGCCGGAGAGCAGCAGATACAGCACGGCCATCCGCACGGTCACCCCGTTGGCGACCTGCTCGACGATCACCGAGTTGACCCCGTCGGCCACGCCCGGGGTGATCTCCATGCCCCGGTTCATCGGGCCGGGGTGCATGACGATTGCGTCGTCGGCCAGCAGCGCGCGGCGCCGTTCGTCCAGCCCGTACCCGCGGCTGTACTCGCGCTCGGTCGGGAAGAACGCGCCGCTCATCCGCTCCCGCTGCACCCGCAGCATCATCACGGCATCGGCCCCGGTCAGCGCGCCGTCCAGGTCGTAGGACACCTGCGCGGGCCAGGCGTCCACCCCGACCGGGACCAGGGTGGGCGGCGCAACCAGGGTGACCTGCGCGCCCAGGGTGGACAGCAGCAGCACGTTGGACCGGGCCACCCGCGAGTGCAGCACGTCGCCGACCACCACGATCCGCCGGCCGTCCAGCCGGCCCAGGTGCCGGCGCAGGGTGAAGGCGTCCAGCAACGCCTGGGTGGGGTGCTCGTGGGTGCCGTCGCCGGCGTTGATCACGTGCCCGTCCACCCAGCCGGAGAGCTGCTGCGGCGCCCCGGAGGCCGAGTGCCGGCAGACGACGGCGTCGGCGCCCATGGCCTGCAGGGTCCAGGCGGTGTCCTTGAGCGACTCGCCCTTGGACACCGACGAACCCTTGGCCGAGAAGTTGATGACGTCGGCGGACAGGCGCTTGGCGGCCAGCTCGAACGAGATCCGGGTCCGGGTGGAGTCCTCGAAGAACAGGTTGACCACGGTGCGCCCGCGCAGGGTGGGCAGCTTGCGCACCTCCCGGCCGGCCATCGCCTGGTCGATCCGCTCGGCGGTGTCCAGGATCAGCTCGGCCGAGCCGCGGGTCAGGTCGCCGGCCGAGAGCAGGTGCCGCGGCATGGTCGGCACGACGGGCTCGTTCGACCCGGTCGGGGCGGCCGCCGCGCCCGGCGCCCCGGTCGGGGCGGTCGAGGTCGGGGTCGGGCGAGCGGTGGGCACGTGCGCAGCGGTCGTCGTCATGACGTCCCTTCCCCGGGCAGTCCGGTGATCTCCTCGCGGGTGGGCACGGCGCGGGCCAGCTCGACGCTGTCCAGCCCGTCGATCTCGACCAGGTGCACAGCAACGTCGTCGCCGAAGGCGGTCGGGATGTTCTTGCCCACGTAGTCGGCCCGGATCGGCAGCTGCCGGTGGCCGCGGTCGACCAGGACGGCGAGCTGCACGACCGCCGGCCGGCCGTGATCGCGCAGCGCGTCCAGGGCGGCCCGGATGGTGCGCCCGGAGTACAGGACGTCGTCGACCAGGACGACGGTGGCGTTGTCCAGCCCGCCGGCCGGGATCCGCGTCTCCTCCAGCGCCCGGGGCGGGCGGCGGCGCAGGTCGTCGCGGTAGAGAGTGATGTCCAGGGAACCGACCGGGATCGGGCGGCCGGTGAAGGCGGTGAGCCGGTCGGCCAGGCGCTTGGCCAGGTGGACCCCGCGGGTCGGGATGCCGAGCAGGACGATGGGCTGCTCGCCGTTGCGTTCGAGGATCTGGTGGGCGATCCGGTCGATGGTCCGGGCGATCTGGGCGCCGCCCAGAATCTCGGTGAGGATCTCGGGTGCGCCGGCCACGGGCTGGGCCACCGACTGGGCCACGGACCGAGCGCTGGACGTGCTGGCCTGAGCAGGACGCGCGTGCACCTGGTGCAGACCTCCTTTCCCGCCTCACTGGACGGTCCTTAAAGGGTGGTCGACGGGCAATGCTACCAACGGATTCCGGGGCGCCCGAGCCATCGCGCAACGGTGCCGAGGAATCCGGACGAACGGGATGTCACTGGCATGCTGGACGTGAGTGCGACTACTCTGCGTATACACTTCCAAGTTGCGTCACCGTACTCGCACCATCCAGCTTCAGGGAGCCGTCAATGACCCAGGACTACGCCCACGCCCTGGGCGCCCGTTTGCGCGCGATCCGGGCCCAGCAGGGCCTGAGCCTGCACGGGGTCGAGGAGAAGTCAGAGGGTCGTTGGAAGGCCGTCGTGGTCGGCTCCTACGAGCGGGGCGACCGGGCCGTCACCGTGGCCAAGTTGGCCGAACTGGCGGAGTTCTACGGGGTGCCGGTGGCCGAACTGCTGCCCGACGCGCGGGCCACCCGGCGCGGCGCGCCGAGCCCCAAGCTGGTCATCGACCTGCAGCGGCTGGCCGAACTGCCCACCCATCAGGCGGGCCCGCTGGCCCGGTACGCGGCCGCCATCCAGTCCCAGCGCGGCGACTACAACGGCAAGGTGCTGACCATCAGGTCCGAGGATTTGCGATCACTGGCCGTGATCTATGACATGACCGCGGAGGACCTGACCGACCAGTTGGTCTCCTGGGGCGTGCTGCCGGCCGGCACCGAGCTGAGCGACTGAGTCCGGCCGTCGGACCTGACCCGGCCGCGTGGCCCGGCCGGGTCAGGCGCCGCGCAGCTGCGGCGTGATCGCCGCGATCTGCCCGAGCACCCCGTTGACGAAGCGCGGCGAATCGTCGGTGGACAGGATCTTGGCCGAGTCCACCGCCTCGTTGACCACGACCGCCGGCGGCACCTCGGTGGAGTAGAGCAACTCGTAGACCGCGATCCGCAGGATCGCCCGGTCCACCGCCGGCATCCGATCGACGGTCCAGCCGCGGGAATG
This genomic window from Nakamurella multipartita DSM 44233 contains:
- the nusB gene encoding transcription antitermination factor NusB gives rise to the protein MSARSKSRKRALDVLFAAEARGVDPLVVLSERMEEPTGPDRHSWTPIGDYAEGLVRGFVEHQDRVDTLLAEHSRGWTVDRMPAVDRAILRIAVYELLYSTEVPPAVVVNEAVDSAKILSTDDSPRFVNGVLGQIAAITPQLRGA
- the bldD gene encoding transcriptional regulator BldD, translating into MTQDYAHALGARLRAIRAQQGLSLHGVEEKSEGRWKAVVVGSYERGDRAVTVAKLAELAEFYGVPVAELLPDARATRRGAPSPKLVIDLQRLAELPTHQAGPLARYAAAIQSQRGDYNGKVLTIRSEDLRSLAVIYDMTAEDLTDQLVSWGVLPAGTELSD
- a CDS encoding aspartate carbamoyltransferase catalytic subunit; translated protein: MPRHLLSAGDLTRGSAELILDTAERIDQAMAGREVRKLPTLRGRTVVNLFFEDSTRTRISFELAAKRLSADVINFSAKGSSVSKGESLKDTAWTLQAMGADAVVCRHSASGAPQQLSGWVDGHVINAGDGTHEHPTQALLDAFTLRRHLGRLDGRRIVVVGDVLHSRVARSNVLLLSTLGAQVTLVAPPTLVPVGVDAWPAQVSYDLDGALTGADAVMMLRVQRERMSGAFFPTEREYSRGYGLDERRRALLADDAIVMHPGPMNRGMEITPGVADGVNSVIVEQVANGVTVRMAVLYLLLSGEMDGGL
- the pyrR gene encoding bifunctional pyr operon transcriptional regulator/uracil phosphoribosyltransferase PyrR, with protein sequence MAQPVAGAPEILTEILGGAQIARTIDRIAHQILERNGEQPIVLLGIPTRGVHLAKRLADRLTAFTGRPIPVGSLDITLYRDDLRRRPPRALEETRIPAGGLDNATVVLVDDVLYSGRTIRAALDALRDHGRPAVVQLAVLVDRGHRQLPIRADYVGKNIPTAFGDDVAVHLVEIDGLDSVELARAVPTREEITGLPGEGTS